The Gigantopelta aegis isolate Gae_Host chromosome 3, Gae_host_genome, whole genome shotgun sequence genome segment ctctggttgcttcaatgggcaggcggtgccaggcagttgtcaacacacgcggaggccacacccggtattgactccagatgaccttgaccttggtggtgtgtcctatcacttactcacaatggactagagtgaattgtgaacaatcctgcaacatttggtaattatcggactcaccattcaataattaaatcaattctccaaatgttacgacaatgtggttttgcgtttcttcttttgaagagtatatatatatattatatatatatatatatatactaatacaaaattatacacgttcatatatttgtacatagaacgacctttgatgtgccagtcgtggggcattggATGGAACGGGAAAACCAATTAAATTAGTCTATTTAGGGAGATTGATCCTGTTACCCATCACATTATCCAAAAAACAGTTGTCTCCAAACATCCCTAAGGGGAGCAGAGGTTTGATATTTGACACATGGACTAGCAAACCATAGGtagtttgttttagttaatgacaccactagaacatattgatttattagtcattggctactggttgtcaaacatttggtaattttgacatatagtcttagagaggaaacccgatacatttttcttcattagtagcaagggatcttttatatgcatcatcccatagacaagataacacataccacagtctttgatatatcagcagttgtggtgcactggctgaaaattgcccaataggcccaccgatgaggatcgatctcagaccaatggcgcatcaagcgaacgctttaccactgatctacatctaACCTCGTATTGGATCAAGAAACCACGATTAAGCATTCTGATTTGCCTGGAAAGTTTGGCAGGCTTCTGCAATGAAATGTCGATTAATGTGACATTTATCATTTCATTCAGAAAGATAACTCAGTAAACTAATTTTGCTGCCATTTTGTTCGTttgttatttttggggggatataGCTTTTATCGTCGTTTGCGCTTGATCTCTCAACACGTTTATGTTAGACCATGGTTTAAGACATAAACAAGAAacgctattttaatttttaaaaacaacatactTGCGCCAAAGGACGATGAcaatgacgatgacgatgacgatgactaCAATAGGAATTATAATAGCCTTAAGATTCACCGAGTTGGCACTGGAAGCTGTTCGAGTGTCATCTGGAAACAAATGTATGTTACAAAACTGAACATAAATAATGGCATTGCATCTTGAGTCCagtaatttatttaaagtagatGAATACTActccaaatttattatcatgTTGTGCTACATCTAATagattgtttttgtatttcgCAAGCATAACATCAACATTAATACCACAAAGTTATTTAATGCGTTATAGTACAGCTCCAGTGCATGAATGTAACGCAGGAAGTGGCTGTAACATTtcctaaaaacaaaacccctaaaaaaaactaaaaaaaacaaacatttaaaatacaaattgccAAATTCCAGTTACTATGAATGCGGTTTGGTGCTAGGAATTTAAACTAGTTTGCTAGTATGCCAGAAGTTAAAAGTACTGGCCTCTACAACTACATCTGTATTGGGAGTGCATAGAAACGTTTGCTTTAAAACGCATACATCTGCCTTGTAAATGTGTAGTgttaaactgtttttatttctgtaatATGCATTTCTGTAATATTACATTGCCCTAAGGGCGGAGACTAAAATTGTATGAATAAAAACTATGGAGTTTGGAAAGAAATACGTACTGAAATCCTTTCGCTGTGTCGTCAGATTTCtcttactgtttttgttattcagtTCGGTGTTATTTATACAGGTACCTGTTGCATTGCACTTGTCACAGTGATAACAAGGTTTTGTACAGTAGTCTCCATAATATCCATCTTGACAGTGTCCTGAGCAATTCTTTGTGTCTCTATCGCACTTTATGCACTTTAATGAACATTTTAAGCTGCAGTACGATCCTGCATATCCAACTTTGCACCCACTTTTGCATACTGGAGGTACTGCAGGATCTGAAGCATTATTGTGATTATTGTTCTCTTCAGTTAAATTGCAGTGGATGTCTTTCCGTCTAAGTCTTTCAAAATGTGGTTGCTCGTTGCAAGCACACAATATGTGCGCACATATGACAGTACAAGCCAATAACAGTTTTCTAGAACGTTCCATCACAACAACCTATCTGCAGTACctgaaattacatttaatcaTGCAAGTAAACATCAGTACACAAATCAGAAGaccaaattaataatacatatgtACTTCACAAAtatatctgaattttttttacaataaattgCATGCAACCAATTTACTAATTATTTTCTTCCACAATGggtaatagttttattaatttcttGTGGCTGTATATTGTCATCACGTATTTACAAAATGACTGAACACAAACTTTTTTTCCAAAACTTTAtcgaaaatttaaaacaaatttcagcaggtatttcttacacatttaatatgggaggtaatgaaaacaatgttttcCAATATCTATTCACCCgtcaaatacattaaaacagaaaatttactttaatacGTAGGGGTTGACCCCGAACCCCAACCCTCAACCTTCGCTGCACATGCGCCTGCTCTCGCACAAGACATAAAATTGAAAACTTCATTTCATAACTGTTATGCAACACTCCCGTTCATGttaaaaattttatataataaatgtacctGGGGAATTGCTAATGCATCCGTTATTGACACGAATTTGAAATATACCTGCAATTATTATCAACACCAGCACGAACAGAAGGATCGATGTGAATACACTCGACGAATATAAATTATCCACTAATATAACATGAACTGTAATTTGACACACTTACATTAACCAGCTACCCAGAATTCCCCGAATAGCCACTGACCCATTTCTAGCTAGTATGTCAAGGAAATATTTCATGGAAAGGACTGTGGGATGTGTATAATATCACGTCCATTCTGCTACATGGTTTTTTCAgtctaattaaaaatatagtgtttcttattcttattctgtTAAGTATACCATTAAATGACACACAGAGGACTGATTAGCTTACTAACGCAGACAATGGATAAAATAACAAGAGTATTGATACCCATTACAGTGGTGGCAGCATATATAACAGGTATGTACATAGAACTTTATTTGTacctattttattttcaaattattgttatcattaacttaaatatttaattattttcctAATACAATGCTGTATTTAAAGAAAGCCACACAGTAACAGAAAACTAACAAAGAGAAATATCGCAAAACGATTGGATTTTCAAAATGAGGAGGCGAACTAAGGCAATAGAACTGCAACACTCTAGGCTAGTTACGGTttgtattaacaaatatttccaGGAAAGATGTTTCGTTTCTGTTTAATATCGGGTCCATGTTTAGATCTGACAGAGTCTTACTAATCAATGAGTAAATATTGtaacttgaatttttataatttcGTATGGATAGCACCATTTATTTGATCTAACTCAGAAAATGCATATCATAGTGTTATTGCTGGTGATCATTTTCATTGGAACAGTCCCAAGTAAATAGGGTTTAAAATGCCAGTTttctaattgtaatattttaatattattatttaactaataagCTACTTGtggttttaatttattatacatgtatatgtttcagCCTGGTATATCACACGTCTAACACCATCAGTAAACAAGGGAACAAAGAGAAATGTCGCATTGTTTATGTTGATAAAAATTCGTTATTGATTTTTGTTCAGAATAAACTGCGCGTTTTTTAATCATCAGTGAaagtgaataaaataaaaaagttgaAACATCAAAGAAAATAGTGTGTAAAATAGTTTCCActgtttaaatgtatgtataactaAAATAAAGGTTCTTATAAATAAAGAAGTTGGTGTATTCACAGAATAAGAAACTCTGTACGAATTATTATCACGTATAAAGCTTGTAACAAGTGAAAATAATGAGTGTAAGTAAGTCATTTATTATCTTTGATATATTATAGACGTAAACAATTAATTACAATTAAAGGGTGCGGGGGTGCAGGGGATATCACCTATTCCTAGCAAATGCAGTGGGTCGAGTtatagaaattaaatatttgtttaaggatggctacatacatatatctaaACATGTATCTAAACATGTATCTAAACTTGGGTGATTATTTCTCCAGTGGATACAtctattctattattattattagatataAGCCTTGTTTGAGGTTGCTAGGGCCGTATCTTGAAAAATACTGACGATCACTCTTTTTTCTGTGAGCTACTGTTATATAATTGTCGCCTTCCTAGTTATTTGTTcaaacagataaatattatactgtattcgatggcaaacatttggaaattttatCATATAGTGTTCGAGAgagaacccgctacattttgtgtACAGAAGcgtgttgttattattacttgCTTTgttttgctacatgtatatgttttgactatagtaacaccaatgacagtaTGTTGATATTTGAAGGAAACATATTGGCGTCAACATATGagcaagtttgtttgttttgtttaaagacaccactagagcacactgatttattaataatcggctgttggatatcaaacatttggttattttggcatacagtcttagagaggaaacccgctacatgttttcattagtagcaagggatcttttatatgcaacatcccacggacatgataacacataccgcggaatttgatttaccagttgtggtgcactggctggatcaacATATGAAATCAATGGACCGTTTAGGGCACGCGTATGTAGCTGCAATTCTACAATGTTAAGCTTTGTGTTGTATTCATTGTGTGTGGTAGTGATATGCAAAACTCTCTTAATGTATTTAATTCGTATTGCACAAAATGGAAACTAACAATAAATTGTAGAAAGACAAAAGTCTTAATGTTTAGTGGCAACAAGAAAGACTACAAAGAAAGAGTTTTAACTTGGAAAACGAAAACTTGATAACGTAGaaatttataaatatcttggtatTATGTTTCACAAATCGAATAGATTTACTAAGGCAAGAAACATgcatatacacatgcatatacacaaacacaaaaggCTATGCTTTTCATTCTACGACAAGGCCGTTGTCATAATCCAGTTccaactaaaattatttgaccAGTCCTATTATATGACAGCgaaatttggggttttgaaaATGTGTCATTAATTGAAAAATTATGTAACCAGTTTATAAAGTTGTTATTACCTGTGAGAAAGTCTAcaccattgtatatattatatggaaaACCTGTACGTTACCCGGTATATATTACGGTGAAATTAAGAATGATCATTTACTGGTATCGACTAATCATGAAATGCAT includes the following:
- the LOC121392024 gene encoding uncharacterized protein LOC121392024: MERSRKLLLACTVICAHILCACNEQPHFERLRRKDIHCNLTEENNNHNNASDPAVPPVCKSGCKVGYAGSYCSLKCSLKCIKCDRDTKNCSGHCQDGYYGDYCTKPCYHCDKCNATGTCINNTELNNKNSKRNLTTQRKDFNDTRTASSANSVNLKAIIIPIVVIVIVIVIVIVLWRKKKFCFSQRQQSGLHEDEQTRMNDMSENQDERPKESTTCNNNETQTS